A single window of Chloracidobacterium thermophilum B DNA harbors:
- a CDS encoding methyltransferase domain-containing protein, giving the protein MDADTASFWEEKYRADLTAWDRGGVSPALEHWLAEGALKPGRILIPGCGYGHEVLALARRGFEVWGLDIALTPVRRLQEKLAQAGLTAHVVEGDVRTWQPEQPFDAVYEQTCLCALSPEDWPRYEAQLCRWLRPGGRLFALWMQTDRPGGPPYHCGLEAMRVLFALERWRWVEPPQRTVPHPTGFFEYAAILERLV; this is encoded by the coding sequence ATGGACGCGGACACAGCATCGTTCTGGGAGGAGAAATACCGGGCTGACCTGACCGCCTGGGATCGCGGTGGCGTCAGCCCTGCCCTGGAGCACTGGCTGGCCGAAGGGGCGCTGAAGCCCGGCCGGATTCTCATCCCCGGTTGTGGCTACGGTCATGAGGTGCTGGCGTTGGCCCGGCGCGGTTTTGAGGTCTGGGGACTGGACATTGCGCTGACTCCGGTGCGGCGGTTGCAGGAGAAGCTGGCGCAGGCGGGACTGACGGCCCACGTGGTCGAGGGGGATGTCCGCACCTGGCAGCCGGAGCAGCCCTTCGATGCGGTTTATGAGCAGACCTGCCTGTGTGCGCTGTCGCCGGAGGACTGGCCCCGTTACGAGGCGCAACTGTGCCGCTGGCTGCGACCGGGCGGGCGGTTGTTTGCCCTGTGGATGCAGACCGACCGGCCCGGCGGGCCGCCCTACCACTGCGGGCTGGAAGCGATGCGCGTGCTGTTTGCGCTGGAGCGTTGGCGGTGGGTGGAGCCGCCCCAGCGCACAGTGCCCCATCCGACGGGATTTTTTGAGTATGCCGCCATCCTTGAGCGCCTGGTGTGA
- a CDS encoding ATP-grasp domain-containing protein, with amino-acid sequence MKKVGVLVGRENTFPPALIERINMQSQDTGVMAEYITIGGVRMDAVCPYAVIIDRISHEIPFYRAYLKNAYLSGTVIVNNPFWWSADDKFFNYSMAIRLGVAIPRTALLPQKEYMERITSQSLRNLQFPLDWQAIVDYVGLPAILKPHDGGGWRDVYRINSLEELIQVYDRTGQLCMTLQEFVKFDRYVRCYCIAKQHVLIMPYDPARPYPTQYLDIRPEDYLEPELQARIVRESRLLCEALGYDINTIEFAIQDGVPYAIDFMNPAPDADSFSVGPVNFEWMVSTVSQMLIRLAQEGRPQERTHTFRWQEMIAERM; translated from the coding sequence ATGAAAAAGGTCGGCGTTTTGGTCGGGCGTGAAAACACCTTTCCGCCAGCACTCATCGAGCGCATCAACATGCAGTCGCAGGACACAGGGGTGATGGCCGAGTATATCACCATCGGCGGCGTCCGTATGGATGCCGTGTGCCCCTATGCCGTCATCATTGACCGCATCTCCCATGAAATCCCGTTCTACCGGGCGTACCTGAAAAACGCCTATCTGTCAGGAACGGTCATTGTCAACAATCCCTTCTGGTGGTCGGCGGACGACAAGTTTTTCAACTACTCCATGGCGATCCGGCTGGGGGTGGCCATTCCCCGGACGGCACTGCTGCCCCAGAAAGAGTACATGGAGCGCATCACTTCGCAGTCGTTGCGCAACCTGCAATTCCCACTCGACTGGCAGGCGATTGTGGACTATGTGGGCCTGCCAGCCATTCTCAAGCCGCACGATGGCGGCGGCTGGCGGGATGTCTATCGCATCAACTCGCTGGAGGAGCTGATTCAGGTCTATGACCGGACGGGGCAGCTCTGCATGACGCTTCAGGAGTTTGTCAAATTCGACCGTTACGTACGGTGCTACTGCATTGCCAAGCAGCACGTGCTCATCATGCCGTACGATCCGGCGCGGCCCTATCCGACGCAGTATCTCGACATCCGCCCCGAAGACTATCTCGAACCGGAACTGCAAGCCCGGATCGTCCGTGAGAGCCGCCTGTTGTGCGAAGCCCTTGGCTATGACATCAACACCATCGAGTTTGCCATTCAGGATGGTGTCCCCTATGCCATTGACTTCATGAATCCCGCACCGGACGCCGATTCATTCTCGGTCGGCCCGGTGAACTTCGAGTGGATGGTTTCAACCGTCAGCCAGATGCTCATCCGGTTGGCACAGGAGGGCCGTCCCCAGGAGCGGACGCATACCTTCCGGTGGCAGGAGATGATTGCCGAGCGGATGTAG
- a CDS encoding TldD/PmbA family protein → MEHTVPQSTAPDLAISVIERARRLGATAAEVIFRESIEFSASVRLGEIETVKEAGSRGLGLRVLLDGRQASVSTSDFSPAALDELVETALTLARATSVDETAGLPDPADLATEIPDLDLYDPAVLALSAEEKIRLALTAEQAAQAYDPRIVNFEGGGVDSSAGHTVLANSLGFVGEYRSTSLSLATVPVARDADGRLQRDYWYDARRRLASLEDPASVGRRAAERTIRKLGARRVPTQTCPVVFAPEVAASLIGHVFGAVSGDAIFRKASFLVGKLGEQVASALVTIIDDGRMPNGLGSRPFDGEGVPTRRTTVIREGRLESYLHNTYTARKLGERTTGNAARGLTGAPSVGVNNMYLVPGPHPPEAIIASVHHGFYVTELIGFGVNGVTGDYSRGAAGRWIENGELTFPVEEVTIAGNLLTMLKQIEMIGNDLDFRGRMAAPTLKIAEMTISGT, encoded by the coding sequence GTGGAACACACAGTGCCGCAGAGTACGGCTCCTGACCTGGCCATCTCGGTCATCGAGCGGGCGCGTCGCCTGGGGGCCACAGCCGCCGAAGTCATTTTCCGTGAGAGCATCGAGTTTTCAGCCTCTGTGCGCCTGGGCGAAATTGAAACCGTCAAGGAAGCCGGCAGTCGCGGTCTGGGGCTGCGCGTTCTGCTGGATGGCCGGCAGGCCTCGGTCTCCACTTCGGACTTTTCTCCGGCAGCTCTGGATGAACTCGTCGAGACGGCGCTGACGCTGGCGCGCGCCACTTCGGTGGACGAAACCGCCGGGCTTCCCGACCCGGCCGATCTGGCGACGGAAATCCCTGACCTCGACCTGTATGACCCGGCGGTGCTGGCGCTGTCGGCCGAGGAAAAAATCCGGCTGGCGCTCACGGCCGAGCAGGCCGCGCAGGCGTATGACCCGCGCATTGTCAACTTTGAAGGCGGCGGCGTGGACAGCAGCGCCGGGCACACGGTGCTGGCCAACTCGCTGGGCTTTGTCGGCGAATACCGCAGCACCTCGCTTTCCCTGGCCACGGTGCCGGTGGCGCGCGACGCCGACGGCCGCCTCCAGCGGGATTACTGGTACGACGCCCGCCGCCGGCTCGCCAGCCTCGAAGACCCGGCCAGCGTGGGCCGCCGGGCGGCCGAGCGCACAATACGCAAGCTCGGCGCGCGCCGCGTCCCGACCCAGACCTGCCCGGTTGTCTTTGCGCCGGAAGTCGCCGCCAGCCTCATCGGACACGTCTTCGGCGCGGTCTCCGGCGACGCCATCTTCCGCAAGGCTTCCTTTCTGGTCGGCAAACTGGGCGAGCAGGTGGCCTCGGCGCTGGTGACGATCATAGACGACGGCCGGATGCCCAACGGCCTCGGCTCGCGGCCCTTCGATGGGGAAGGCGTGCCGACGCGCCGGACAACGGTCATCCGCGAAGGCCGGCTCGAAAGCTACCTGCACAACACCTACACGGCGCGCAAACTGGGCGAACGCACCACCGGCAACGCCGCACGCGGCCTGACCGGCGCGCCCTCCGTGGGCGTCAACAACATGTACCTCGTTCCCGGCCCGCACCCGCCGGAAGCCATCATCGCTTCCGTCCACCATGGCTTCTACGTGACGGAACTCATCGGCTTTGGCGTCAACGGCGTCACCGGAGACTATTCACGTGGGGCAGCCGGACGCTGGATTGAAAACGGCGAACTCACCTTCCCCGTCGAGGAAGTCACCATTGCCGGCAACCTGCTGACCATGCTCAAACAGATTGAAATGATCGGCAATGACCTCGACTTTCGCGGACGCATGGCCGCGCCAACGCTCAAAATTGCCGAAATGACCATCAGCGGCACATGA
- a CDS encoding ComF family protein, with protein MVGKLYQSARHILEAGSDAVLLLLAPQVCRQCGAWVERQADGTACRACWEAWFAEQSRYRPGCHRCGRWVAADATMVQPQKQCAQCANWSLTWARSGGVYTGALRTALLTLKHTPRLPTPLVQRLHATWHEQSVLHTSDILVPIPLAPRRERARGYNQAVRLAEAVAQVARRPVVTEAVARVIETYPHRAGLDARARRQALEGAFRVIRPRLIANRRVLLVDDVLTSGVTLDTAARALLAAGAAEVSALTAARTLRHTSLA; from the coding sequence ATGGTTGGAAAGCTGTACCAGTCCGCCCGCCACATCCTCGAAGCCGGAAGCGATGCGGTGCTGCTGCTGCTCGCGCCGCAGGTCTGCCGCCAGTGTGGCGCGTGGGTTGAACGGCAGGCCGACGGCACAGCCTGCCGCGCCTGCTGGGAAGCATGGTTCGCTGAGCAGTCGCGCTACCGTCCGGGCTGTCACCGCTGCGGGCGTTGGGTTGCTGCGGACGCCACCATGGTTCAGCCCCAAAAACAGTGCGCCCAGTGCGCCAACTGGTCTCTGACCTGGGCGCGGTCGGGCGGCGTGTACACCGGCGCGCTGCGCACAGCCCTGCTGACACTCAAACACACGCCCCGGCTGCCGACGCCGCTGGTGCAGCGTCTTCACGCCACCTGGCATGAGCAGTCTGTGCTGCACACGAGCGACATCCTCGTGCCCATTCCGCTTGCGCCGCGCCGGGAACGGGCGCGTGGCTACAATCAGGCCGTACGGCTGGCCGAAGCCGTGGCGCAGGTGGCGCGCCGTCCCGTGGTGACGGAAGCCGTGGCGCGGGTCATTGAGACCTATCCCCACCGGGCGGGACTCGATGCGCGCGCCCGGCGGCAGGCGCTGGAGGGCGCGTTTCGGGTGATTCGTCCGCGCCTGATTGCCAACCGGCGCGTCCTGTTGGTGGACGACGTGCTCACTTCCGGGGTCACGCTCGATACGGCAGCCCGGGCGTTGCTGGCGGCCGGGGCCGCGGAAGTCAGTGCGTTGACGGCGGCCCGAACCTTACGCCACACATCTCTGGCATGA
- a CDS encoding phosphatase PAP2 family protein: protein MKPLRVLSLRHQLGLAAGLAALAMSGLVLAHPQPWAWELALTRQVQGWTWLHGPLQAISWPGNDVLRQGLLMLVVCSLLARHGWRREAQTLAVAGSGAFLLNLGLKALVARARPAADAVQLYVTANGWSFPSGHVMFYTAFYGGLGGFACRKLPPGSRRTVILSLCAILVGLVGLSRIFLGAHWLLDVVAGYGFGLAWLLAVGAPLWQADGLASPAAHTTPSAAPRQVEHHG from the coding sequence ATGAAACCGTTGCGTGTTCTGTCGCTGCGGCATCAGCTTGGTCTGGCGGCCGGATTGGCGGCGCTGGCGATGTCCGGGCTGGTGCTGGCGCATCCGCAGCCGTGGGCCTGGGAACTGGCCCTGACCCGGCAGGTACAGGGCTGGACGTGGCTCCACGGCCCATTACAGGCCATTTCGTGGCCCGGCAACGATGTCCTGCGGCAGGGACTGCTGATGCTGGTTGTTTGCAGCCTTCTGGCGCGGCACGGCTGGCGACGGGAAGCGCAGACGCTGGCCGTCGCCGGCAGCGGGGCCTTTCTGCTCAATCTGGGTCTCAAGGCGCTGGTGGCGCGCGCCCGTCCGGCAGCGGACGCCGTTCAGCTCTACGTGACGGCCAACGGATGGAGCTTTCCTTCCGGGCACGTCATGTTCTACACGGCCTTCTATGGCGGGCTGGGCGGCTTTGCCTGCCGGAAGCTGCCGCCGGGAAGCAGGCGTACGGTCATTCTGTCCCTTTGTGCCATACTCGTCGGGCTGGTCGGGCTGTCACGGATTTTTCTGGGCGCGCACTGGCTGCTGGATGTCGTCGCCGGCTACGGTTTCGGGCTGGCGTGGCTGCTCGCTGTCGGCGCTCCCCTGTGGCAGGCGGACGGGTTGGCGTCACCGGCTGCGCACACAACACCGTCGGCGGCGCCCCGGCAGGTCGAACACCACGGATGA
- a CDS encoding gamma carbonic anhydrase family protein, translated as MAILAFQQTFPKLAGGVYVAPSADVIGDVELGADVSIWFHCTVRGDVNDIRIGRETNIQDNSVLHVTGGQFPLRIGQGVVVGHRVIAHGCTIGDHCLIGMGAIILDGAVIGEGSIVAAGAVVPEGMVVPAGMLVAGVPAKVKRPVTDVERARIAEGVRHYVELKNIYLHAAAPGRYATPGT; from the coding sequence ATGGCGATTCTCGCTTTTCAGCAGACCTTTCCAAAACTGGCCGGTGGGGTGTATGTGGCACCGTCGGCGGATGTCATCGGGGATGTCGAACTTGGTGCGGATGTCAGCATCTGGTTTCACTGTACGGTGCGCGGCGATGTCAACGACATCCGCATCGGGCGGGAGACGAACATCCAGGACAACAGCGTGCTTCATGTGACGGGCGGGCAGTTTCCGCTCCGTATCGGACAGGGCGTGGTCGTTGGGCATCGCGTCATTGCGCACGGCTGCACCATTGGCGACCACTGCCTGATAGGGATGGGCGCGATCATTCTCGATGGGGCGGTCATTGGCGAAGGCAGCATTGTGGCCGCCGGAGCGGTCGTCCCGGAAGGCATGGTGGTGCCGGCCGGGATGCTCGTTGCCGGTGTGCCGGCGAAGGTCAAGCGTCCCGTCACCGACGTGGAGCGCGCCCGGATTGCCGAAGGCGTCCGGCACTACGTTGAACTCAAGAACATCTACCTGCACGCGGCCGCGCCGGGGCGTTATGCCACACCCGGTACGTAG
- a CDS encoding ParA family protein yields the protein MPKTLAVVSLKGGVGKTTTCTNLAAYVAAMGIPTLLVDLDVQNGVRFGVGLDDYAGLTLEDVLLHQGRPSEALVLTNRSELSVVLSGRFTSDHALESYERTFEQDVTWLARRLPHFTTPDFSPQLVLLDTPAGLGAVTTSAIVAADGLILPIQCEPLSLRTLPPLLRRIVQLKAQYNPRLAIEGILLTMYDERQGAATDVVRQVREAFPGELVFDTVIPRHEELSLSFAVGAPAVTLKTRAAGAQAYIQLGREIIMRLPEEVGYAMSG from the coding sequence ATGCCGAAAACGCTGGCCGTAGTGAGTCTCAAAGGAGGCGTCGGAAAGACGACGACCTGCACGAATCTGGCCGCTTATGTGGCGGCGATGGGCATTCCGACGCTGCTCGTGGACCTCGATGTACAAAACGGCGTGCGGTTTGGCGTCGGGCTGGACGACTATGCCGGCCTCACCCTCGAAGATGTCCTGCTGCATCAGGGACGCCCTTCCGAGGCGCTCGTGCTCACCAACCGCTCGGAGTTGTCGGTCGTGCTTTCCGGCCGCTTCACCAGCGACCACGCGCTGGAAAGTTATGAACGCACCTTTGAGCAGGATGTCACCTGGCTGGCCCGCCGGCTGCCGCACTTCACTACGCCGGACTTTTCGCCCCAGCTCGTGCTGCTGGACACCCCCGCCGGCCTCGGTGCTGTAACAACCAGCGCCATCGTGGCCGCCGATGGCCTCATCCTGCCCATCCAGTGCGAGCCGTTGAGCCTGCGCACCCTGCCGCCGCTGTTGCGCCGTATTGTCCAGCTCAAGGCCCAGTACAACCCGCGCCTGGCCATCGAAGGCATCCTGCTGACGATGTATGACGAGCGCCAAGGCGCGGCAACCGATGTCGTCCGGCAGGTGCGCGAAGCCTTCCCCGGCGAACTCGTCTTTGACACCGTTATCCCGCGCCACGAGGAACTGTCCCTGTCGTTTGCCGTCGGCGCTCCGGCTGTCACCCTCAAGACCCGCGCCGCCGGCGCACAGGCTTATATTCAGCTTGGGCGTGAAATCATCATGCGGCTGCCGGAAGAAGTCGGCTACGCCATGTCGGGCTGA
- a CDS encoding ATP-binding response regulator, whose translation MSSNNRRVMIVEDEILIAEALRLRLEKMGCEVVGTVPSGEEALNLVANAAPDLVLMDIRLAGPMDGITAGEHIHSRFGLPVVYLTANSDPETIERVISSQPYGYISKPINDATLRSTLSIAFQKSELERTYRRRERHYLSTLAKLESAVFVLDAAGRVCFLNPAAMTLTGVEAGNPDTFSIDEVLAFANEAGERLDPVGQCLTLRQEVTLDHVWCQTRAGKRVHVQVDVIPIPEEPAAESGSDKLDVVLLLHALPLTSLQTGLPEFIRVCAYCRDIMERDASGQTVTVRFETYFRRMCNYQFTHGICPNCRSAFFKSKKPASSPGGADEA comes from the coding sequence ATGTCGTCAAACAACCGGCGGGTGATGATTGTCGAGGATGAAATCCTGATTGCCGAGGCGCTCCGTCTGCGGCTGGAAAAAATGGGCTGCGAGGTGGTCGGCACGGTGCCCAGCGGGGAAGAGGCGCTGAACCTTGTGGCGAATGCTGCACCCGACCTCGTGCTCATGGACATTCGTCTGGCGGGCCCGATGGATGGCATCACGGCCGGCGAGCACATCCACAGCCGCTTTGGGCTGCCGGTCGTCTATCTGACGGCCAACAGCGACCCGGAAACCATCGAGCGTGTTATCAGCAGCCAGCCCTACGGCTACATCTCCAAGCCCATTAATGATGCCACGCTGCGGTCAACGCTCAGCATTGCCTTCCAGAAATCCGAGCTGGAGCGCACCTACCGGCGGCGCGAACGGCACTATCTGTCAACGCTGGCCAAGCTGGAATCAGCCGTTTTCGTGCTGGATGCGGCCGGGCGGGTGTGCTTTCTCAATCCGGCCGCCATGACGCTGACCGGTGTCGAAGCCGGAAACCCGGACACTTTCTCGATTGACGAAGTACTGGCTTTCGCCAATGAAGCCGGTGAACGGCTTGACCCGGTGGGTCAGTGCCTGACGCTGCGGCAGGAAGTGACCCTTGACCACGTGTGGTGCCAAACCCGCGCCGGGAAACGTGTCCACGTACAGGTGGATGTTATCCCGATTCCAGAGGAGCCGGCGGCAGAGTCCGGCAGCGATAAGCTGGATGTGGTCCTGCTGCTGCACGCCCTGCCGCTGACTTCGCTTCAGACGGGCCTGCCTGAATTCATCCGGGTGTGCGCCTACTGCCGCGACATCATGGAGCGGGACGCCAGCGGCCAGACGGTCACGGTCCGGTTCGAGACCTACTTCCGGCGGATGTGCAACTACCAGTTCACGCACGGTATCTGCCCCAACTGCCGCAGCGCCTTCTTCAAGTCCAAAAAACCGGCATCGTCTCCGGGCGGCGCTGACGAAGCCTGA
- a CDS encoding sensor histidine kinase, whose amino-acid sequence MLEFILRSFGEGIPGTLFCHDLDQRIRFFNDAFASQYLRLTGRVPQLGEPTVDFLPDPELRAEIEKYRRRAAAGEPVTAEYTLRSGESVEIWEVRYQPVRDDQGQVIGILAWGQDVTAQKQERAFLQRLEVILAQMQDAVLVTEAWPIDAAEGGPRILYVNEAFERMTGYTRAEVIGQTPRILQGPRTRREELDRLRAALEQWQPVRVELVNYRKDGREFLVDISISPVRDPTGKVVCWVAIQRDVTQEKAMVAILQDALEERQVLLQEVHHRVKNNFQTIISLLELQAVHLEQPGFDRLLHDMASRIRAMALIHEQLYQQSDFSHVLLDELCASLAAHMQQVTAAASVRVEVQPGQVALPLNVAVPVALIVHELLLNAFKHGIPAGAHHIAVQFRRTADAVTIEVIDDGRHHPPDLPAQLEGSRHFGVRIVRLLARQLHGRVDFMPEPGRFCAALTFPLGPDGEPASTPPGYG is encoded by the coding sequence ATGCTGGAGTTCATTCTACGTTCCTTTGGTGAAGGCATTCCCGGCACGTTGTTCTGCCACGACTTGGACCAGCGGATCAGGTTTTTCAATGATGCCTTTGCCTCCCAATATCTGCGGCTGACCGGGCGTGTGCCGCAACTGGGTGAGCCAACGGTTGATTTCCTGCCTGACCCGGAATTACGTGCGGAAATAGAGAAATATCGTCGGCGGGCCGCAGCCGGCGAACCGGTCACGGCCGAATACACGCTGCGCTCTGGGGAGTCCGTTGAAATCTGGGAGGTTCGCTACCAGCCTGTGCGGGACGATCAGGGGCAGGTCATCGGCATTCTGGCGTGGGGGCAGGATGTCACGGCGCAGAAGCAGGAACGGGCGTTTTTGCAGCGGCTGGAAGTCATCCTCGCGCAGATGCAGGACGCCGTGCTCGTCACCGAAGCCTGGCCGATTGACGCGGCTGAAGGCGGGCCGCGCATTCTCTACGTCAACGAAGCCTTTGAGCGCATGACGGGCTACACGCGGGCGGAAGTCATCGGGCAGACGCCGCGCATCCTGCAGGGGCCGCGCACCCGGCGTGAAGAACTCGACCGGCTGCGGGCGGCGCTTGAACAGTGGCAGCCGGTTCGGGTCGAACTCGTCAACTACCGCAAGGACGGGCGGGAATTCCTCGTGGACATCAGCATCTCGCCAGTCAGGGACCCGACCGGGAAGGTCGTCTGCTGGGTGGCCATTCAGCGGGATGTTACGCAGGAAAAGGCCATGGTGGCCATCCTGCAGGATGCCCTTGAGGAACGGCAGGTGCTGCTTCAGGAAGTGCACCACCGGGTGAAAAACAACTTCCAGACCATCATCAGCCTGCTGGAGTTGCAGGCGGTGCATCTCGAACAGCCCGGCTTCGACCGTCTTCTGCACGACATGGCTTCGCGCATCCGGGCCATGGCGCTCATTCACGAGCAGCTTTACCAGCAAAGCGACTTCAGCCACGTGCTGCTGGACGAGCTGTGTGCTTCGCTGGCGGCGCACATGCAGCAGGTGACTGCGGCGGCATCCGTCCGGGTGGAGGTGCAGCCGGGGCAGGTGGCCCTGCCGCTCAACGTGGCCGTGCCGGTGGCGCTCATCGTTCACGAACTGCTGCTGAATGCATTCAAGCACGGCATTCCTGCCGGGGCGCACCACATTGCTGTTCAGTTCCGGCGCACGGCCGATGCGGTCACCATCGAGGTCATTGACGATGGCCGGCATCATCCGCCAGACTTGCCGGCGCAACTGGAAGGCAGTCGGCACTTCGGGGTGCGGATAGTGCGGCTGCTGGCGCGACAACTGCACGGGCGCGTGGATTTCATGCCGGAGCCGGGCCGCTTCTGCGCTGCCCTGACGTTTCCACTTGGACCGGATGGGGAGCCGGCAAGCACTCCGCCGGGATATGGCTGA
- a CDS encoding LPS-assembly protein LptD, whose amino-acid sequence MTLFRTAGWTGLLWLALTLPAAAQYIPPPAALPPPPPPEAAAPVIVVGPPGTPASPQALPLPPTSQPAAPGTPGGQVRPGTTPGATVQIDADEQRRVGTTLYADGYVVITYDGARLQADHVVYDETSGDARAEGNVIYDPQPNQRLTARRAEVNVRRKTGTFYDVTGYTDQTADGGLLAFTAARVERTGRDTYILYEAKLTSCCEDTVPLWTVTAREARIRVNDYASARRAAFRIKGTPILPLPYVALPIDRRERKSGFLLPTLGNNTLQGRIIGLGYYQTLGDSADLTLQGDLYSARGLGFGATLRAALAEDSFIRLGTYTVADRLFGRPGVNQGGTLFFAKAINHFANGFVGVADVNYTSSFDFRAIFGNTFEDAFNPESKIVLHLTRQTPTFGFRTLYENRTTRVNIPQGARGSTLVEFSIRKSPALNFDWLPTYLGRFAGLTWYAGGEASLAGLRRTETRTDTNQRTFTTPEFVQRLDAAPRLTALLPDLGGWSITPTLGVRATYYGATFDPETTFTPRPPLAFGLPSPPSVVPPGTRLGTSGESLFRRFVDFALEVRPPALGRTFYARDGRARFRHVIESAVIYRRVAGIEDFPRILRFDALDVFANTNELEYSVVNRLLAPVRDETGQTRQAREVLSLTISQKYFFDPTFGGALVPGQRNQIAPLLTFSGFAYGGVGRRFSPVNVKLRVMPQSTFAADLRLDFDPVLGGVRSFGFTGGLYRRRFQLSQTWYYSQPRRLADGQPEPGTFTGSQSFTNLALGDPTRGLFGSAAVAYDFSRSPSPTTGRLQQKGLIFTSFSLGYAFRCAAVQVNYASVNLGVASAGRLTFTFALRGLGTFGTQPDQNAGSRIRNL is encoded by the coding sequence ATGACCCTGTTTCGCACTGCCGGCTGGACCGGACTGCTCTGGTTGGCCCTGACCCTGCCCGCCGCCGCCCAATACATCCCACCCCCGGCCGCCCTGCCGCCGCCCCCGCCACCCGAAGCCGCCGCGCCCGTCATTGTCGTCGGGCCGCCGGGAACACCCGCTTCACCCCAGGCGCTGCCACTTCCCCCGACATCGCAGCCGGCAGCGCCGGGCACACCCGGCGGACAAGTCCGCCCCGGCACAACGCCCGGAGCCACAGTCCAGATTGACGCCGATGAACAGCGCCGCGTGGGCACGACGCTCTACGCCGATGGCTATGTCGTCATCACGTACGACGGCGCGCGGCTCCAAGCCGACCACGTGGTGTACGACGAAACCAGCGGTGACGCCCGCGCCGAAGGCAATGTCATCTATGACCCACAACCCAACCAGCGCCTGACCGCGCGGCGGGCCGAAGTCAATGTGCGCCGCAAAACCGGAACGTTCTACGACGTGACCGGCTACACCGACCAGACCGCCGACGGCGGGCTGCTGGCCTTTACCGCCGCGCGGGTGGAACGCACCGGACGCGATACCTACATCCTCTATGAAGCCAAGCTGACTTCCTGCTGCGAAGACACCGTTCCGCTCTGGACGGTGACGGCCCGCGAGGCGCGCATCCGGGTCAACGACTACGCTTCGGCGCGCCGGGCCGCCTTTCGCATCAAGGGAACGCCCATTCTGCCGTTGCCATACGTGGCGCTGCCCATTGACCGCCGGGAACGGAAATCCGGCTTTCTTCTGCCGACGCTCGGCAACAACACCCTGCAGGGGCGGATCATCGGGCTGGGCTACTACCAGACGCTGGGCGACAGCGCCGACCTGACCCTGCAGGGCGATCTGTACAGCGCGCGGGGTCTCGGCTTTGGTGCCACCCTGCGCGCGGCGCTGGCAGAGGATTCCTTCATCCGGCTGGGCACCTACACCGTGGCCGACCGCCTGTTTGGACGGCCGGGCGTCAACCAGGGCGGGACACTGTTCTTTGCCAAAGCCATCAACCACTTTGCCAACGGCTTCGTCGGCGTCGCCGATGTCAACTACACGTCAAGCTTCGACTTCCGCGCCATTTTCGGCAACACCTTCGAGGATGCCTTCAACCCGGAGTCGAAAATCGTTCTGCACCTGACCCGGCAGACGCCGACGTTTGGCTTCCGCACGCTTTACGAAAACCGGACGACACGGGTGAACATTCCCCAAGGCGCACGTGGCTCCACCCTGGTCGAGTTTTCCATTCGCAAAAGCCCTGCGCTGAACTTCGACTGGCTGCCCACCTATCTCGGCCGCTTTGCCGGTCTGACCTGGTATGCCGGCGGCGAAGCGAGTCTGGCCGGGCTGCGCCGGACGGAAACCCGTACTGATACGAACCAGCGCACCTTCACCACGCCGGAGTTCGTGCAGCGCCTGGATGCCGCGCCGCGCCTGACGGCGCTGCTGCCCGATCTGGGCGGCTGGAGCATCACGCCGACGCTGGGCGTCCGGGCCACCTACTACGGCGCGACGTTCGATCCCGAAACAACCTTCACGCCGCGTCCGCCGCTGGCCTTTGGTCTGCCGTCGCCGCCGTCCGTGGTGCCGCCGGGGACGCGCCTGGGAACGTCCGGCGAATCGCTGTTCCGGCGGTTTGTGGACTTTGCGCTCGAAGTCCGTCCGCCGGCCCTTGGGCGGACCTTCTACGCCAGGGATGGCCGGGCCCGTTTCAGGCACGTCATCGAATCGGCGGTCATCTACCGGCGGGTGGCCGGTATCGAGGACTTTCCACGCATCCTGCGTTTCGATGCCCTCGATGTCTTTGCCAACACAAACGAGCTGGAGTATTCGGTCGTCAACCGCCTGCTGGCGCCGGTCCGCGATGAGACCGGGCAGACGCGCCAGGCGCGGGAGGTGCTGAGCCTGACCATCAGCCAGAAATACTTTTTCGACCCGACCTTTGGCGGCGCGCTCGTGCCGGGCCAGCGCAACCAGATTGCGCCGCTGCTGACCTTCAGCGGCTTTGCCTACGGCGGCGTCGGGCGGCGCTTTTCGCCTGTCAACGTCAAGCTGCGCGTGATGCCCCAGTCCACCTTTGCCGCCGACCTGCGCCTGGATTTCGATCCGGTGCTGGGTGGTGTGCGCAGCTTTGGGTTTACCGGCGGGCTGTACCGGCGGCGCTTCCAACTGAGCCAGACCTGGTACTACAGCCAGCCGCGCCGTCTGGCCGACGGACAACCGGAGCCGGGCACGTTCACTGGCAGCCAGTCCTTTACGAATCTGGCGCTGGGCGACCCGACGCGGGGGCTTTTCGGCAGCGCCGCCGTGGCCTATGATTTCTCCCGCTCTCCAAGCCCAACCACCGGCCGTCTTCAGCAAAAGGGGCTGATTTTCACGTCGTTTTCACTGGGTTATGCCTTCCGTTGCGCGGCTGTGCAGGTCAACTACGCAAGCGTCAACCTGGGCGTGGCCAGCGCCGGACGCTTGACCTTCACCTTTGCCCTGCGTGGACTGGGAACGTTCGGCACGCAGCCGGACCAGAACGCCGGCAGCCGCATCCGGAATCTGTGA